In Stigmatopora argus isolate UIUO_Sarg chromosome 17, RoL_Sarg_1.0, whole genome shotgun sequence, the following are encoded in one genomic region:
- the sh3kbp1 gene encoding SH3 domain-containing kinase-binding protein 1 translates to MVEAVVEFDYEAQQFDELSLSVGDVVVNIRRDDGGWWEGELAGRRGLFPDNFVREIKKEAKRDGGTAAKADLANGRESPVSEAATRPSKKGEQIRKRRCKAAFSYAPQHEDELELKIGDIIDIVAEVEEGWWEGVINGKSGMFPSNFTKEISLDASQDEPRNSSNSPGSESDGGDARSETGSGEIQPKKVRGFGFGDIFKDQPIKLRPRSVDMEPEGDKVTDLKTATSPTAADNTKNDADARGKGREACKVLFPYEAQNEDELTIKEGEIITIVTKDCADTGWWMGQIAGRQGVFPDNFVKLLETEKERPKKPPPPGAPAAKPPTPPMAEKKADAKKVPPERPEHLPQREPNRGEEGVKPPLPSVLPKKVFPPKTTQQPPRRPERLPALACEIPKSEGGASTPEPTPDEPQSTDLDLDAVVPAAEKLSHPTASRPRVTDRRPRSQVIVSVPESPPQAAKPRSPNPGRPASPSPPAPEARRGSSSLEDLQKQLRELRGSVELLKTQHRQEMKQLGATLDEEKKIRLGLQMEVEHIKKILSK, encoded by the exons ATGG TGGAGGCCGTGGTGGAGTTCGACTACGAGGCCCAGCAGTTCGACGAGTTGAGCCTGAGCGTGGGCGACGTCGTCGTGAACATACGGCGAGACGACGGAGGATGGTGGGAGGGTGAGCTGGCCGGACGCAGGGGGCTCTTCCCTGACAACTTTGTGAGG GAGATCAAGAAGGAGGCCAAGCGGGATGGAGGGACGGCAGCCAAAGCCGACCTGGCCAACGGACGGGAAAGTCCCGTGTCGGAGGCCGCCACCAGACCGTCCAAGAAAG GGGAGCAGATCCGTAAGCGACGGTGCAAGGCGGCCTTCAGCTACGCGCCTCAGCACGAAGACGAGCTGGAACTAAAGATCGGCGACATCATCGACATCGTCGCCGAG GTGGAGGAGGGCTGGTGGGAGGGCGTCATCAACGGCAAGAGCGGCATGTTCCCCTCCAACTTCACCAAAGAGATCTCATTGGACGCCTCGCAGGACGAGCCCCGCAACA GTTCGAACAGCCCCGGGAGCGAAAGCGACGGGGGCGACGCTCGATCCGAAACAGGTTCTGGAGAAATTCAGCCCAAAAAg GTGAGAGGATTCGGTTTTGGGGACATCTTCAAAGATCAGCCCATCAAGTTGCGTCCGCGATCTGTGGACATGGAGCCGGAGGGcgacaag GTCACCGACTTGAAGACGGCGACCTCGCCGACCGCCGCCGACAACACGAAGAACGACGCGGACGCTCGGGGGAAAG GACGAGAAGCGTGCAAAGTCCTCTTCCCGTACGAAGCGCAAAACGAGGACGAGCTCACCATCAAAGAGGGCGAGATCATCACCATCGTCACCAAG gaTTGCGCCGACACGGGCTGGTGGATGGGCCAAATCGCCGGCCGCCAGGGGGTCTTCCCGGATAACTTTGTCAAACTGCTGGAAACCGAGAAAGAG AGACCCAAGAAGCCGCCTCCGCCCGGTGCACCGGCCGCCAAGCCCCCCACGCCCCCCATGGCAG AAAAAAAGGCAGACGCCAAGAAAGTCCCCCCGGAGCGGCCCGAACACCTGCCGCAAAGAGAACCGAACCGAG gtgagGAGGGGGTCAAGCCCCCCCTCCCAAGTGTCCTCCCCAAGAAAGTTTTTCCTCCCAAGACGACCCAACAACCCCCGAGACGCCCCGAGAGACTCCCCGCCCTGGC GTGCGAAATCCCCAAATCGGAGGGCGGGGCTTCCACACCCGAACCCACCCCCGACGAGCCTCAAAGCACGG ATTTGGACCTGGACGCGGTGGTGCCCGCGGCGGAGAAGCTCAGCCACCCCACGGCGTCGCGGCCCAGGGTCACCGACCGCCGGCCTCGCTCGCAGGTCATCGTTTCG GTCCCCGAGAGTCCGCCTCAAGCCGCCAAGCCGAGGTCACCGAACCCGGGCCGGCCGGCGTCGCCGTCTCCCCCGGCCCCGGAGGCGCGGCGGGGGTCGTCCTCGCTGGAGGACCTGCAGAAGCAGCTGCGAGAGCTCCGCGGCTCGGTGGAGCTGCTCAAGACTCAGCACAGGCAGGAGATGAAGCAGCTGGGCGCCACGCTGGACGAGGAGAAGAAGATCAGGCTGGGCTTGCAG ATGGAAGTGGAGCACATCAAGAAGATTCTGTCCAAATGA